Part of the Arthrobacter gengyunqii genome is shown below.
GGACCGGCTCAGCCAGGACGGCCAAGCCGCGTGCAGCGAACACCGCAGCGCAGGCTGCCAAGCCCCGGGCGAAGACCGCCAAGCAGCCGTCCGCACCGGGAACCGGCGAGGACCCGGTGCAGGGCAAAGCTGCTGCCGCTGCCGGAAGGCTCCGCCGCCGGTCCCGGATTTTGTCCGAAGGCTCCGCCGCCGGACCGTCCGCGGAGGAAACCTCCGATGACCTGCGCCCCGTTCCGGCGAAGGCTTTCTCCGGGCGGTTGCTGGTCCTGGCCATGGTGACACTGGTGGTTACGGTGCTGTTGGCTCCCTCGGTGAACACCTACCTGCACCAGCGCTCGGACATTGCGGCCCTGGAAGCTGAGATTGCCGAACAGAAGGAAACCGCCCAGGCGCTGGAGGCCCGGCTGGAGCGGTGGGAGGATCCCAACTACATCAAGCAGCAGGCACGGGAGAGAATTTTCCTGGTGATGCCGGGGGAGAGCCGGTACCTGGTCAAGGGTGAGCACGGGGTGGAGGACGTGGAGCAGGAGGCACAGGAGCAGGAAGATGACCTGCAGTGGGTTGACGCGCTGTGGGACTCCGTCAAGAGGTCCGCCAACGCTCCCTAGGGTGCCTCCGTGCCGCCGGAACCGGACCCTGCGGCGCCGGCGGCGTTCTGCGCACAGTAATCTTAGAAGCGCAGTTATCAATCGCCCGGGCCTCGTCCAGGCCCCCAGGAAGGAACCTCCGGCATGACCCAGGAGCAGCTCACCCCCACCTCCGCAGACTTGGAGACCCTGAGCCGGCAGCTCGGCAGGCCGGCCCGCGACGTCGTCGAAATCGGTGCCCGCTGTGTCTGCGGCAACCCCCTTGTTGCCACCACGGCTCCGCGTCTGAGCAACGGCATTCCCTTCCCCACGACGTACTACTTGGCGCACCCGGTCATCACGGCCGCCGTATCCCGCCTCGAAGCCTCCGGCCTCATGGCCGAAATGACCGAGCGGCTGGAACAGGATCCCGAGCTCGCTGCCCGTTACAGGTTGGCGCACGAGGCCTACCTTCAGGTGC
Proteins encoded:
- a CDS encoding FtsB family cell division protein, whose protein sequence is MPTRRPKVPKAGSGADGSNAGGRTGRTADKPARRRNAAADPDTISAVKPVDSTSGSPKTDPPGTGSARTAKPRAANTAAQAAKPRAKTAKQPSAPGTGEDPVQGKAAAAAGRLRRRSRILSEGSAAGPSAEETSDDLRPVPAKAFSGRLLVLAMVTLVVTVLLAPSVNTYLHQRSDIAALEAEIAEQKETAQALEARLERWEDPNYIKQQARERIFLVMPGESRYLVKGEHGVEDVEQEAQEQEDDLQWVDALWDSVKRSANAP